GAGGTCGTCCAGCCACCTGCGCCTCCCGCCCGGACCTCCCTTGACCACGGCGAGGTCCTCCGGACCGAACACCGTCGTCCGGAAGTGGCCCAACAGGTCCCTCACCCGGGGCACCTGGTTCCTGTTCACGAGGATGCGGTTGCGTCCGGAGGCCAGCAGCTCGGCCTCCAACAGGATCGTCCTCTCACCCCCGCCCACCTCCGCCCGGATGACCGCCTGACCGGCGCCATGCCTTATCAGGGCCTCGGTCGGGGCCCCCCGAAACGACGAACCCCGGGCCAACCAGGCGATCGCCTCGACCAGGTTGGTCTTTCCCTGTCCGTTGCCTCCCACAACGAGGGTCACGCCGGGATCCAGGCTCACATCGACCGACGCGTGGTTCCGGAAGTCGGTGAGCCAGAGCCGGTCGACTGTCATGGCCGGTTTCCCGATCGACTAACGACCGGATCCTCCGCGACCGTCAGGAGACCCGAACGGGCATCAGCAGGTAAAGGAACTGGTCGTCTCCGGTGCTACGCAGGATCGCCGGCTTCAGCGAGTCGACGGTATCCAGCCGGACCTCGTCTCCCGGGCTGACCTCCAGTCCATCCAGCAGGTACTCGGGGTTGAAGGCCACCGTCAGGTCGGACCCGGTGTACTCCGCATCGAGAGTCTCACGGGCCTGTCCGACGTCCTGGGTGATGGCCATCAACTCCAGACCGTCCGAGGACATGGCCAGCCTTACAGGGGTTGAGTCCTTGGCCAGGATTCCCACCCGGCGGACCGCGTCCAGCAGCGCGAGGCGGTCCACGACCAGCGAATTCGGGTGGTCCACCGGAATGAGGCCCCGGTAGTTCGGAAACTCGCCCTCGATGAGGCGGGTCACGATCTGCACGTCGTCGACCACGAAGCACGCATCGCGCTCACCGAGCCGGATCGTGAGGTCGGAGGCGTCGCCCAGGATGCGGGCCACGGCATCCAGCGCCCGGGACGGCACCAGCACGGTCTGGTCACGTCCCAGGATGGAGGTTCCCGGGAGGTCGCGTACGGCCAGCCGATAGGAATCGGTCGCCACGAAGCGGAGGCCGTCCTCCTCGGCTGCCATCAGGACACCGGTGAGAATCGGTCTGGCGTCGTCGATGCTTGCTGCCTTCACCACCTGGTCAAGGGCGGCCGACACCATCACTGCGTCTAGGGTCACCGATTCTCCACCGGGTTCCTCGAACCGGGGATACTCGTCGGCCGACATCACCCGGAGGCTGAAGTCGGAACGCCCGGACACCAGGCTCGCACCATCGTCTCCTACCGAGAACTCGATCTGCCCGCTGTCCATGGCCCGCACGATGTCGGATCCCAACTGGGCCGAAAGGACGACGGATCCGTCCTGTTCGCCACCCACCTCCGCCTCGACACGAATGGTGAGGTCAAGGTCGCTGCCCATAACCGTCAACCGGTTGCCGGTGAGCTGCAGGTGGAGTCCAGACAACACTGGCAGGGTGCCGCCGCGCCCGGACACAGCCCGACGCGCTACAGAGAACGCCCGGTCGAGTACATCTCGCTCGCATCGGAACTTCACAGGCTTATCACTTTCGATTGATCAGGATTCAAATCTGGTAGTAGTGGCAATAGGTGTTGTGGATTGTGGAGTATCGCCCATCTCTGCAGGTCAGGAGGATGATGCTCGGAACTGCGTAGTCCACCGTCGTCCCCAGTGTCACCACGGTGGTTGTCCTGTCCTGTGGATGGGCTGGAGGTCGTCCACCGGAGGTCCACAGCGTCGTCCACGGGCGGGGGATCAGTTCCTGGCCCGTACAGATGAGATCAGGGTGGATACCTGGTCGTAGATTTCCCGTCGCTCGGGCATCAGCTTGCTGATCTTGTCGACGGCGTGGATGACCGTCGTGTGGTCCCTGCCGCCGAACGCCCTCCCGATCGCCGGGTAGCTCATATCGGTCAGCTCGCGAAATACGTACATCGAGACCTGACGTGCGGTGACCAGGGGGCGTCGCCGGCTTCCACCGATGAGGTCATCGTGTGGGAACCCGTAGAGCTCCGTCGTCTTGGACAGGATGAGGTCCGGGGTAATGATCAGCGGCGACGTGCTGGAGATCAGGTCACTGAGGATGCTGATGGCCATCGCCCTGGTACAGGGCTCATGGTTCAGGCTGGAGTAGGCGGCGACGCGGGTGAGCGCTCCCTCGAGTTCCCGGATGTTGTCGGTGACGCTCTCGGCGATGAAGAGGAGGACGTCGTCGGGCACCTGGACGTCGCTGGGGGTCTGTTCCGCCTTCTTGCGGAGGATGGCGAGGCGTGTCTCGACGTCCGGAGGTTGGATGTGGGTGACAAGGCCCATCTTGAAGCGACTGCGGAGTCGGTCCTCGAGCGTAGAGATGGAGTCCGGCGAACGGTCGCTCGTCAGGACGATCTGTCCACCCTCCTGCTGGATGGAGTTGAAGGTGTGGAAGAATTCCTCCTGGAGGCCTTCCTTGCCCTCCATGAACTGGATGTCGTCGACCAGGAGCACGTCGTTCCTGCGGTAGCGATCCTTGAATTCTGGGAGTTGCTTGTTTCGGATGGCCTCGACGAACCGGTTCATGAACGTCTCACTGGATACGTACTGCACCCGGTAGGTCGGATAGTGGGCGGCGACGTAGTTGCCGACGGCCTGGAGGAGGTGGGTCTTGCCGAGGCCGGCGTCTCCGTAGATGAACAACGGGTTGTAGGACCGTCCGGGGGTCTCGGCCACCGCCTGGGCGGCTGCGTGGGCGAACCGGTTGGACGAGCCGATCACAAAGTCCTCGAAGGTGAGCCGACCTGCGAATGGCACGTCGCTGGTCACTACCGGAGTCGGATGGGTGAGTGGGTCGAGGGCCGGCCCGGGTGCTGCCACAGGTGCCGCAGCAGGTGCAGGAGCCGTTATGAGGTCCAGCGGTGAGGCGAGCAGGTTCATGGTGAGTGGGGGTTCCTCGTCAAGGTTCTCGCGGATCACGATGCGCAGGCTCAACTGGTCATCACTGATCCCGGCCACGGCGTCGTTGACCAGGGCGTGGTACCGACCCTCGATCCGGTCCCGGATGATGCTGCTCGGGACCGACACGGTCAGCGTCTCGGCGTCGGCGGCCACCGGTTGTGCAGAGTTGAACGTCATCTGCCACACCACGTCGGACACCTGCGCCTGGATCGCTGCTGCGCAGGCTTCCCACAACACCGTCGCGTCCGTCATCGTCGTCTCCGTTCGGATTGTCCACAGGTGTGGAACCTGCTGTGGAAAGGTCGGCGAAGGTGGAAAACGGTCGTACGAGGCCCACTCCGCCCTGTGTGTGGGCGGGGCAACGTAGCAGTCTGTGGACGACGGCGCGCCGGATCAATTCGCGGTGGACATCGCGCCTGTTCAGTCCCACTTTCGCGCGATCAGCGCGATTCGGGGACCTGCGGTCCCATCCGGTCCCGTGTCGCGGCCGGACGGTGCGGTCGGCCGCTTGGCCCTGTGGATACTGTGGACAACCCACCCACCGGCTTCCATGACGGCCAGACGGCAGGATGTCGCGGCCTGAGGGATGACGGACCGCCGGTTGGCGCGTACCCAAAGTGCCCCGTAGCCTGAGGGTCGGGTCATGGACCGCCCCGAGCCGGGTGGTCCGATCCGGTCGGCATCCGAGCCGGCTCCGTTGACCATCGGGTCGGCGAGTGGACGCATCCAGTCCGCGGTGAACGAAAATCGACGGCCAACTGGGCGCTCCCCCTCCTGACGACGCCCACCGTGCCAGCAGGAGACCTTTCATGAAGCGTACGTATCAGCCCAATACCCGGCGACGGGCTCGGAAGCACGGCTTTCGGAAGCGCATGCGCACCCGTGCCGGCCGGGCGATCATCAATGCCAGGCGCCGGAAGGGTCGAACCCGCCTGTCGGCTTGATTACCCGTCTCAGCAGACGAGACGACTTCCATGCGCTCCGTCGTGATGGTCGATCCGTTCGACGCGGTCCGTTGCGGGTCGGGTTCCGACCAGCGGACCTGCCTGTGGCCGGGGTCCGCGTTGCGTACGCCATCCCGAAGCCGGTTGGTTCCGCGGTGGTCCGCAACCGTGTGCGTCGTCGGCTCCGGTCGATCCTTCTGGGGATCGACCGTTCCCCCCGCTCCCTGCCGCCAGGTGACTACCTGGTCCGGGTACGTCCCGGAGCCGCCGACTCGTCGTTCGACGAGCTTCGGCGCCACCTGATAGAGGCGATCGATGAACTCTCCGACCGTTGATGACCTGATGGAGGCTCGTGGCGTTCCGGCTTTCGCCGGGCCGGGACTTCCGGCCCGGCTGCTGCTCGGCTGTGTGCGTGGCTACCAACGCCTCGCTGGTGGTCGGCCGACACCCTGCCGCTTCCTGCCGACGTGTTCGAGCTACGCCCTCGACGCCCTGGAGCGTCACGGCGCCGTGCGTGGATCGTGGTTGGCCCTGCGGCGACTGGGCCGCTGCCACCCGTGGGGTAGCCACGGCCTGGACCCGGTTCCCGGCGACTCCCCCTTCTCCAACAGAGGTGACGCCTGATGTTCGATGTGATCGCTGCCGTCCTGGCCTGGTTCTACAGCGTGGTTCCCAGCTTCGGGCTGGCCATCACCCTGCTGACCGTCGTGGTGATGGTCGTCGTGACTCCGCTGACCCTCAAGGGCACGCGGTCGATGATCAAGATGCAGCACCTCCAGCCGGAGATGAAGAAGATCCAGACTCGGTTCAAGGGCGACCGGGAGGCCATGAACAAGGAGATGATGGCCTTCTACCAGGCCAACGGCATCAACCCGATGGGGGGGTGCCTACCCCTGTTCGTCCAGGCACCGGTGTTCATGGTGCTGTACCAGGTGCTCAGGGGCATGACGCGGCGGCTCTCCGACATGGGGGGAAACATCGGTTGGGTGGCCGGTCGTCTGGGTGCCGGGGAGACCCTGGCCGAGGTACCGGCCGATCCACAGACCTTCTACCCTGCCTACGTCGACTCGGGTTCGGAGCTCTTCGCCGACCTGAGCAACGAGACGGAGATGCTCTTCCTGGGCTTCGACCTCTCCCGGTCGGCGAGTTCAGCGCTGTCACAGAGCGTCCTGGCGGCGTTCCCCTACCTCGTCTTGATCCTCGTGGTGTTCCTCAGCGCCTGGGTCCAGCAGCGCCAGATCCGCGGACGGAACCCCGACGCTACGGTCAACCCACAGCAGCAGATGCTGATGAAGGTGATGCCGTTCATCCTGCCCGTCATCTCGTTCAACCTCGATGCGGCCCTGGTCCTCTACTTCGTGGTGTCGAACCTCTATCGGATCGGTCAGCAGGCCTACATCACCCGGACCCTGTACGGACCGGGCCATGGGACCGAGCTGGTCGTCCTCCCGGAGAAGCCGACTAAGGGTGAGAAGGGCTCATCAGAGGGTCCCAGTGCCGAGAAGGCGTTGAAGACCACCACGAAACCGCCCCAGGCGAGGCCCTCGTCTCCGTCAGCCCGACAGGGTCGGACCACGGCGGGTACAAATAGGAGTGATTCCCAAAAACGTGAAGAACCATCGGATGCGGATGATTCCGGTAGACGCGCTTCGCGTATCCGGAAGTCGGCTAAGCCAGCGGCCACGGTGAAGAAGAAGGATGGCCGTCGCCGGCGCAGGAAGGCGTCCGATGAGCCGAAGGAAACCGACAAACGGCCGCCGGCGGCCCGTGCACGCGGGGGACGTACCACTCCCCCGGGCACGGCTCGGGCGAGTGGCCCCAGGAAGAAGAAGAGGAGGAAGTGAGCCATGGAGTGGATCGAAACCACAGGCGTCTCACTCGATGAAGCGAAGGAACGGGCCCTGGATCGTCTGGGCGTGGCCGAGGACGATCTGGAGGTCGAGGTTCTGTCTGAGCCGACGCGCTCGATATTCGGCCTGAGGAAGTCCGAGGCCCGCCTGCGGGCCCGGGTTCGTCCTACCAGTCCCCGACCGAGGGTTGATCGGCGTGACCGCAACCGCCGTAATGACCGGAATGGTGGTCGGGGACGCCAAGCCGACGGTCGACAGGACCAGAAGGGTGGGCGCGGGTCCCAGGACTCGCGTCAGGGTGGATCGGACGATGTCGGCAAGGGTGGGAGAAACCGCCGTCGCCGGGGTAACGGTGACGGTCGTCAGGCCGACCGCCGGCAGGATCAGGTGACCGCGTCCGCCGGGCGTGATGGGGACGACGGTCATACGAGTGGGAGTCCGGACAAGGGCCGGGAGAAGGGTCGCCAATCGGCGGCCGGGGAGTCGTCGGCGAAGTCGGCGAATGGCAACGGCCGCAGGAGCGACCGGGAGAGGACTGAGGTGGAGGCCATGGATCTGCAGACACAGGCTGGGATCACCGAAGGGTTCGTGCAGGGTCTGCTCGACGCTATGGGTCTCGATGCCCGTGTGGAGAGCACCATCGAGGAGGATCGGCTCACGGTGGAGGCCCACGGTCTCAACCTGGGCCTGGCAATCGGACAGCGCGGGGAGACAGTCCGTGCCATCACGGAGCTTTCGAGGACCCTGGTCCAGCGGAGCTCGGACGGTCAGGCCGAGGGTTTTCTGGTGGTCGACATCGGTGGCTATCGTGAGCGGCGACGGTCGTTCCTGGCCGACTTCGCCAGGGTACAGGCCGAGGCCGTCCTCGAGGATGGACGGTCAAGG
This genomic window from Acidimicrobiales bacterium contains:
- the dnaN gene encoding DNA polymerase III subunit beta, with product MKFRCERDVLDRAFSVARRAVSGRGGTLPVLSGLHLQLTGNRLTVMGSDLDLTIRVEAEVGGEQDGSVVLSAQLGSDIVRAMDSGQIEFSVGDDGASLVSGRSDFSLRVMSADEYPRFEEPGGESVTLDAVMVSAALDQVVKAASIDDARPILTGVLMAAEEDGLRFVATDSYRLAVRDLPGTSILGRDQTVLVPSRALDAVARILGDASDLTIRLGERDACFVVDDVQIVTRLIEGEFPNYRGLIPVDHPNSLVVDRLALLDAVRRVGILAKDSTPVRLAMSSDGLELMAITQDVGQARETLDAEYTGSDLTVAFNPEYLLDGLEVSPGDEVRLDTVDSLKPAILRSTGDDQFLYLLMPVRVS
- the dnaA gene encoding chromosomal replication initiator protein DnaA, whose product is MTDATVLWEACAAAIQAQVSDVVWQMTFNSAQPVAADAETLTVSVPSSIIRDRIEGRYHALVNDAVAGISDDQLSLRIVIRENLDEEPPLTMNLLASPLDLITAPAPAAAPVAAPGPALDPLTHPTPVVTSDVPFAGRLTFEDFVIGSSNRFAHAAAQAVAETPGRSYNPLFIYGDAGLGKTHLLQAVGNYVAAHYPTYRVQYVSSETFMNRFVEAIRNKQLPEFKDRYRRNDVLLVDDIQFMEGKEGLQEEFFHTFNSIQQEGGQIVLTSDRSPDSISTLEDRLRSRFKMGLVTHIQPPDVETRLAILRKKAEQTPSDVQVPDDVLLFIAESVTDNIRELEGALTRVAAYSSLNHEPCTRAMAISILSDLISSTSPLIITPDLILSKTTELYGFPHDDLIGGSRRRPLVTARQVSMYVFRELTDMSYPAIGRAFGGRDHTTVIHAVDKISKLMPERREIYDQVSTLISSVRARN
- the rpmH gene encoding 50S ribosomal protein L34 → MKRTYQPNTRRRARKHGFRKRMRTRAGRAIINARRRKGRTRLSA
- a CDS encoding ribonuclease P protein component produces the protein MITRLSRRDDFHALRRDGRSVRRGPLRVGFRPADLPVAGVRVAYAIPKPVGSAVVRNRVRRRLRSILLGIDRSPRSLPPGDYLVRVRPGAADSSFDELRRHLIEAIDELSDR
- the yidD gene encoding membrane protein insertion efficiency factor YidD; this encodes MNSPTVDDLMEARGVPAFAGPGLPARLLLGCVRGYQRLAGGRPTPCRFLPTCSSYALDALERHGAVRGSWLALRRLGRCHPWGSHGLDPVPGDSPFSNRGDA
- the yidC gene encoding membrane protein insertase YidC — encoded protein: MFDVIAAVLAWFYSVVPSFGLAITLLTVVVMVVVTPLTLKGTRSMIKMQHLQPEMKKIQTRFKGDREAMNKEMMAFYQANGINPMGGCLPLFVQAPVFMVLYQVLRGMTRRLSDMGGNIGWVAGRLGAGETLAEVPADPQTFYPAYVDSGSELFADLSNETEMLFLGFDLSRSASSALSQSVLAAFPYLVLILVVFLSAWVQQRQIRGRNPDATVNPQQQMLMKVMPFILPVISFNLDAALVLYFVVSNLYRIGQQAYITRTLYGPGHGTELVVLPEKPTKGEKGSSEGPSAEKALKTTTKPPQARPSSPSARQGRTTAGTNRSDSQKREEPSDADDSGRRASRIRKSAKPAATVKKKDGRRRRRKASDEPKETDKRPPAARARGGRTTPPGTARASGPRKKKRRK